In the Blautia coccoides genome, AAATAATCATGCTATCACTTCCAAACTTATATTTACAGCACAATTATAATGTTGTATAGTGATATTGAAAAGTACGCACTTTTTTGTGTGATACACACCAAAAGGAGAGTGTAACTGTGAAAAAGGATAATTGCTATCTTCAAGAATTTGGTTATGAGCGTTTTGAGCGAGTGGTGGAAATGATTGGTGGAAAATGGAAATTACGCATTATTTATATGCTTGCTTTACACGAGGTTCTACGATATGGAGAACTTAAAAAACTATTATCGCCAATCACTCATAAAATGCTAACAACTCAACTCAAAGAACTGGAAAAAGACAAGTTGGTTAATCGCAAAGAATATCAACAAATACCGCCTAAAGTAGAATATTCTTTAACAGAGATAGGGAAAGGCTTAGAACCTCTCGTGCAAGAAATGTATCAATGGATTATCAAACACAATTTATGATACAGGCTTAGCAAAAACTCATGACACTACACCTTATTTCCTCTTGTCCACCATAAACAGAAAAGAAAAAGCCCTGTCAAGAGCCTGCCACTTCCTAAGAAGTGGTGCTTTGCACTCTTGATCTGGGCTTTTTGTTTGCTGTATCTTCTTTGCAAGAGGAAAAAGAACCTTATCGTTTCTTT is a window encoding:
- a CDS encoding winged helix-turn-helix transcriptional regulator, giving the protein MKKDNCYLQEFGYERFERVVEMIGGKWKLRIIYMLALHEVLRYGELKKLLSPITHKMLTTQLKELEKDKLVNRKEYQQIPPKVEYSLTEIGKGLEPLVQEMYQWIIKHNL